Genomic segment of Candidatus Sysuiplasma jiujiangense:
TCATGCCTGCATTTTTCGACTGAACGAATCTCAGCGTTCCCGGCCTCTCTCCCAGTTTCACGCGTATCTCCTTCAGCACGCCGAATCTTGAGACTGTCACGGCGACAGTCTCGCCGGGCTGATGCTCCCTGATCCTGCCCGCTATGTCGGCAGGTTTCACCCTCATTCCGTCGACAGCAATCAGCTCGTCTCCGGGAAGTAAGGCAGCGCCGGCTGCGCCGGTCCCCTCAAGGACGTTCGCCACTGTTTCCGGTGCGCTCTCCGACATCCTGATGCCCAGGTATCCCTCCTTCCTTTCCTTCTCCCACTTCATTTCGATGCCTGCCAGCGAAAGATATCTGCCGAAGGGCAGATCTCCCCTGGAGGAGATCATTTCTCTGTAGATGGTTTCGCATTCTTTCCCTGAGACCGACTGAAGAGCGTCGATGAAGTCATCCTCCGTGAAGCCCCTCCCTTTTTTGTATGTTCGCTGGTAGAGCAGACGCATCACATCGTCAAGCCTCTTGCTGCCGCCTGTGGCATCTATTATGAAAATATCCAGGAGCATGCCTATCAGCTGGCCCTTTGTATAGTAGGATATCACGCTGTTTACCGTGTTTTCTTCCGGTTTGTAGAACTTGATCCATGTGTCGAAACTCGACTCCTCTGCGCTCTGGTAGTATCTCCCGGGCGTGCCGAGAAACGTTTCGGCCGCCCTCGCATGACCCCTCATCAGCTCGCCTGTCGAAACTATGCGTGCCTTTCTCAGTGCGGCATGGGTGTAGTAGGAAGTGAACCCCTCGGAGAACCAGAGCAGTTTCGTGTACACCTCCTTCGAATAATCAAATGGACCAAGCGGCATGGGGCGGAGCCTCTTCACGTTCCAGAGATGGAAGAATTCGTGCGATATGGTGCTGAGTTTGCCCAGATACTCTTCTCTCAGCCCGAAGTGGAACGGATCTGCAAGACAGTGGGTGGAATTAAGATGTTCCAGCCCGCCTCCGGCTCCCGGTACCAGGTCGTATATGAAGACGTACCTGTCGTATGGAACGTCCTTCATTATGGCTATTTCCGCGCGCACTATTTTCTCCACATCGGCGGCAAATACCGGCCTGTCTATCGTGCTTGAGCCGTAGATGGCAATCTCATGATCCCTGCCCATGTACGTGAAATGCACCGATTCATGATTTCCCGCCTCTATGGGCGAATCGAGCAGTATGTCGTAGTTGTCCGCCCTGAACTTCCACTTTTCGTCCGTCAGCCTAAGACCGGTGGATACGCTGTTCCAGCCCTCATGCGGAATTATTTCCACCTCGGCCGGCAGCTTCTCAAACCCCGCTGCAGAAAGAAAGACGCTGGGGCCGTTAATTGTCAGGTGCGAATCGTCAAAGAAACTGTGGTGGACGGATACAGTGTGCGCATGCACCCTGTACCTGACGGTAACCATGCCTCCGTCTGCCCTGAATTTCCAGTTCCTCTTGTCTGTTTTCTCCAGCCGCAGTTTCCTTCCCGAAGCACTGAATGCCTCTATCTCGACTATGTGTTTTGCATAGTCTTCGACGTGATAGGCGCCGGGGCTCCACACGGGCATGCTCAATTCCACTTCACCTTTTCCAGGTGTCAGCAGCATCTCGACCTTCAGGCAGTTCAGCCTGTGGTCACGCGCATCAACCTTGTAATGTATTTCTGCTGTCATATTTCCGGCGTGGAGATACTTTTCATGCATATACACCTATTGAGCAGCGCTGAAAGACAGAGCGCTGCCGCTGCAGTGTTGGCACGGGAAGTGCCTCCGGCACAGGCATGCGTCCTGAAATGCTGCGGCCCGCGAATGCCGTCAATCGCCCGATGTTCGCTGTTTCCCGCGCACGGCTCTGCCTCTGCCGGCAGCCGCCTTCTTCATTGTGCGCGAAGCTATTGCGGTGCTCAGCTCGCCTAGCGTCCTGTCCAGCATGGCCCTCGCCGTGTCCTGCTTCTTCCTTATCTGTGTCAGCCTGGAGGGATAGTGCAGCCTGGATATTGCCAGATACAGTATTTCCATGTCGCCCACGAGTTTTTCCGCCATGTCTATCCTTCCGTCAATCATACTGTTCAGCGCAGCACGTCTCAGTTCTCCTATGAGGTCGGAGAGGCCGAGGATGTAGACGGAAGCGTCCACTTTCATCTGCAAATGCGTCGGTATCTCCCTTCCGGTCATAACGCATCTGAAGAGAGACGCCTCGACGTATTCCTGCAGTGCCTCCTCAACAAATCCGCTGTAATAGATCTCCCAGTTGTCGGCAAGAAGCGTTTCGAGCTCCATGACGCTTGATTTCAGTTGCCTGAAGCCTTCAACAACATCCCTGCCTTGCCGGTCTGTGTGCAGTTTGAATATCAGTTCAGAGGATGTCCTCACTATTTCCCTTGATTTTCTGATTGCAATCTCCCTCAGTTCGTCCCTCTCGTCAAGCTCCCTCTCAACTTCCGCCATCACCGCTTCAAAATTCACAAGCGCCATGCGAGCAGCCTCTCATCAGATTCTTCCATGCAGTTTCTCTCCGATCATTCTCTTCCTTTCCATTTCCTCTTTCGTTCCTATATCCCTTCTGCTGTAAACCGGCCCGGATACAAACCTGGATGCGTTTTCAATCTTGCCTGCCGCCTCCCAGGGTTCGTCCCCTTTTGCAAGCAGGGCGAAGGAGCGGGAAGCGGTTGTGAGCAGTCTCCCGCCTTCCGCATTTACAGATCCGAAATACAGCATGACGCCGCTACTGCGAACGCCTTCCTCTTCTATCCTTATCTCTGAACCGGAAACGGGCTTTTCCCCGTAACCGCTGGGAACGAAATACCTGCACACTGTGCTGACATTCTCAAAATTGAGCATGTTCTTCACGCTGCCTTCCGCCGCGGAGGCCAGCGTCTCCGTCAGGTTTCCTTCTGTCACGGAGAGGACATTCATCGCCTCGGGATCAGCAAATCTTGCATTGAACTCCAGCAGTCTGACACCTTCCGCAGTTACCATGAAGTTGCCGTAAATCAGTCCCCTGAACATCCTGTCCTCGGATGACAGCGCTGAAAGAACGCGCTGTGTTATGTACATTGCATTCTCCCTGTCGGCTTCGCTCACGAACGGCAGTAGCATGTTCCCTGCCGTATAGGATCCCATGCCGCCTGTGTTCGGTCCTCTGTCCCCCTCGAAAGCCCTCTTGTGATCCTGGGCAAGCGGGAATGCAACCATTTTCCTGCCGTCCGTTACCGCCTGCAGGCTGAACTCCTCCCCGATGAGTCTTTCTTCGATGACAACCGACGCGCCCTTCCCGCCGAGCAGCTCCTTCACGTATATCTTTGCATCAGCGTTGTCGCCGAGCTGTTCACCGACTATCCTGACGCCCTTTCCGCCTGTCAGACCGCTTGGTTTTACCACGACATCATAGGAGCAGTTGTCGATAAATCCGGCTGCGTCCGTGTAGTTTTCGAATACGGCATATCCCGGATTTCCGGGTATGCCGTACTTTTCCATCAGCCTTCTTGCAAATGCCTTTGAGGTCTCTATCTCCGCGGCGCCAAGCGTGGGACCGAAACATTTTATACCGCGCTTCTGCAGTGCATCCGGGAGTCCTGCGGCCAGAGGCCCCTCTGGTCCGATTACTGCAAAATCGGCACCATTCTCCACAGCAAAATCGACCGTTCCCGCAACTTCGTTCTCCTCCCTGAGGGCCAGTGCGGATGAGATGCGTGCTATGCCGGGATTTTTGTTCCTCATTACGGAAACAATGCTGTTTCCCTCAGACCGCAATCTTTCGGAAATGATGTGCTCCCTGCATCCTCCGCCGACTACCAGTATCCGCATATCGTTTACACCAAACAGCGGATCAATAATAATACTTTACAGAT
This window contains:
- a CDS encoding PDZ domain-containing protein, producing MTAEIHYKVDARDHRLNCLKVEMLLTPGKGEVELSMPVWSPGAYHVEDYAKHIVEIEAFSASGRKLRLEKTDKRNWKFRADGGMVTVRYRVHAHTVSVHHSFFDDSHLTINGPSVFLSAAGFEKLPAEVEIIPHEGWNSVSTGLRLTDEKWKFRADNYDILLDSPIEAGNHESVHFTYMGRDHEIAIYGSSTIDRPVFAADVEKIVRAEIAIMKDVPYDRYVFIYDLVPGAGGGLEHLNSTHCLADPFHFGLREEYLGKLSTISHEFFHLWNVKRLRPMPLGPFDYSKEVYTKLLWFSEGFTSYYTHAALRKARIVSTGELMRGHARAAETFLGTPGRYYQSAEESSFDTWIKFYKPEENTVNSVISYYTKGQLIGMLLDIFIIDATGGSKRLDDVMRLLYQRTYKKGRGFTEDDFIDALQSVSGKECETIYREMISSRGDLPFGRYLSLAGIEMKWEKERKEGYLGIRMSESAPETVANVLEGTGAAGAALLPGDELIAVDGMRVKPADIAGRIREHQPGETVAVTVSRFGVLKEIRVKLGERPGTLRFVQSKNAGMKQKNNFEKWAYAKWKDGISYENVKDPQSYRKRYDII
- a CDS encoding haloacid dehalogenase; amino-acid sequence: MALVNFEAVMAEVERELDERDELREIAIRKSREIVRTSSELIFKLHTDRQGRDVVEGFRQLKSSVMELETLLADNWEIYYSGFVEEALQEYVEASLFRCVMTGREIPTHLQMKVDASVYILGLSDLIGELRRAALNSMIDGRIDMAEKLVGDMEILYLAISRLHYPSRLTQIRKKQDTARAMLDRTLGELSTAIASRTMKKAAAGRGRAVRGKQRTSGD
- the purD gene encoding phosphoribosylamine--glycine ligase, which translates into the protein MRILVVGGGCREHIISERLRSEGNSIVSVMRNKNPGIARISSALALREENEVAGTVDFAVENGADFAVIGPEGPLAAGLPDALQKRGIKCFGPTLGAAEIETSKAFARRLMEKYGIPGNPGYAVFENYTDAAGFIDNCSYDVVVKPSGLTGGKGVRIVGEQLGDNADAKIYVKELLGGKGASVVIEERLIGEEFSLQAVTDGRKMVAFPLAQDHKRAFEGDRGPNTGGMGSYTAGNMLLPFVSEADRENAMYITQRVLSALSSEDRMFRGLIYGNFMVTAEGVRLLEFNARFADPEAMNVLSVTEGNLTETLASAAEGSVKNMLNFENVSTVCRYFVPSGYGEKPVSGSEIRIEEEGVRSSGVMLYFGSVNAEGGRLLTTASRSFALLAKGDEPWEAAGKIENASRFVSGPVYSRRDIGTKEEMERKRMIGEKLHGRI